Proteins encoded in a region of the Armatimonadota bacterium genome:
- a CDS encoding type II toxin-antitoxin system Phd/YefM family antitoxin: protein MESVGIFEAKTHLSELVKRAAKGETIVITMHGKPTARLMPVEEATPKMSLDEVIEAIRQFRARHGSFSIDELIAMKHEGHRY, encoded by the coding sequence ATGGAAAGTGTTGGCATTTTTGAGGCGAAGACCCACCTTTCGGAGCTTGTTAAGCGGGCTGCAAAGGGAGAGACCATTGTCATCACCATGCATGGGAAGCCGACTGCGCGTCTGATGCCTGTCGAGGAGGCCACACCTAAGATGTCCCTTGATGAAGTGATTGAAGCGATCAGGCAGTTCAGAGCACGCCACGGGAGCTTTTCGATCGACGAGCTCATCGCGATGAAGCATGAAGGTCACCGATATTGA